The Labilibaculum sp. sequence ACTGTAACGGATGCCCACTTAGGGGGATGTGTCACAAAGCAAAAGGTAATCGAACGATTCAGATTAATCACCGACTTAACGAATTAAGAAGTAAAGCACGAGAACATTTAACCTCAGAAGAAGGATTGAAGCACAGGAGTCAAAGACCGGTTGATGTAGAGGCCGCTTTTGGTAACCTTAAACACAATAAAGGATTTAAACGATTTTTACTTCGTGGCAAAGAAAAAGTAGAAATCGAAATGGGATTATTGGCTCTAGCCATAAATCTTAAGAAAATGAATAGTAGAAAAGTGGCCTAACGGCCTTTCTTAATTCTTTTGAAGTCCTATTTCCTCTATATGAAACCTCTGTTTTGCATATTGGAGGTAAAAAAGACTTCCAAAAACAAATAAGCAGTATAAGGCAGTTTAATCTCAAAAAAACAAAAGATCATGAAAAAGAGGATGTCTACTTTGTTATGAGACATCCTCTTTTTATTCATGAACAAGCGATAAACATGCTGTATACCCTACGATGGTTGACTTGTTTTGCGATAGAAGAGATTTTGAGCCGATAGGTCACTTAACAACCCGATAGGAAGCTTTTTTTGGCGATAGGTTTACCAAATCATCCGATAGGCTATCAATTAAGGCGTTAGAGATACAAAAAGTGGCGATAGGAACATGAAACACACTATCAGGAATATCAATTTGCCCGACAGGCATATGAAATTCTCGTTTTTACCTACCAATAATACCAAAGTCAGTTGCAGCACTCCGAATATCACTCTCCTTTTTGCGCTAAAAATAATGCCTTGTAAAATAATCAACTTGTTTCTTTTGTTTAGGGATTATTGTTTTGTAGATTCATGGGCGGAAAAAAACCGCTGCCGCACGATTGTATCGTGTGATAAAAAATTAAGCAGATAAGCTTAAAAGGAACGCGATGCAATCGCAGACCAGCTTGGGCATTGATCTACTTTATGAATAAATTACTTGTAATAGCAAATGAAAAAAAGCCTAGCACTTTTATTAATAATAATTGGACTGCACGTTTCTGGTCAAACTACAATTGATTCGATTGTTAAAATCGAAATTGTGGACTATGAGAATTTTGATTCGGCGCGAGGAAGAACTTACCAACTTGTTCCCCAAGAGGATAGTGTTGCTATTTTCAACATGAATAAATTCACGGGAAATGAACTATTAAAGAAACTTAAAAAGGATGATAGTGTTCGCTACGAAAAGATTGTTGGAAAATTCACAAAGGATTCAATGGAAGTATTCAAATTTGAAATCAATACATTAAAGAGTCTCAAAAAGCATACTGTTTAAATCAGTTGCAAAACACTGAAATATTACAGAAATCGGCAAAAGAATTAATTCGCACAAAAGCTTTTAGTAACTACGGGCACACAAGCCTTACGATTTTCGGTAAAAATGATAGTCTGAAATATCAGACAAAAGGAACAAGTTATTTTATGTTACCGTGGTATAATGAAAACAAGGAAATTCTTACTGACAATCCCAAAGTTTCCATTTTAATAGGTTCATTATTACCGAACGAAATGAACGGAGATTTATTGATCGGGAAAAATTTTGTTAGAGATTTATACTTTTATATTATTGACGATTACTGTTTAACTAGGCAGGACTATTTTAAAAAGAAATAGCTAAAGCCGTTAAAAAAGCTAAATTATCATGAGCGCTGAAACGCAGTTTGAAGGTTTAATGCAATTAATCCCGACTCGTCGGAGCCAGCAAGGCCATTAAAACATTTCCATAAAAAAAGGACACGCCATGGCGTGTCCCTACGGATTACATATTTTCTAGGGCTTCACCTATCCAGCCTTTTAACTTTTCTATCTTTTCAATTCCTACCGATAATCGAATAACGCCAGGCAAGGGATATTTTGCCCCCCAAACAGGTTCTACAGGTAATAAAATAGTATCTACTTCACCCAATGTTGGTACCAATGGAATTGTATCTTCCAAAGCTGCGATAAAGCGATTGCATTTCTCTCTTTTATCCTCATCGGAAGTTCCTTTGATATCGAAAGTTAACATGCCGCCAAAACCTTTATCGCCAAACAAAGCTACAGCTTCTTTTCGGGTTGGATGAGATTCCAGTCCAGGATACAAAACCTCTCCTATTTTTGGATGATTTTCCAAATATTCAGCCAATTCCATTGCATTTTCGCAATGCTTCCGGAACCGCAATTCGAAACTTTTTACCTGCGTTCCCAATCGGTAAGCATCATCCGGACTTAAGAAATGACCTGCCCATTTTCGGTACTCAATGGCTTCCTTCATCAGTTCCTCATCGTTGCCGCAAATAACACCGGCGGTAATATTTCCATGTCCGCTCAGGTATTTTGTTGCTGAATGAATCACCATATCGGCACCATCCAAGAGTGGTTTCCACAAGTAAGGGGTTCCAAATGTATTGTCAACAATTATCCTGGCACCGTATTGCTTCGCCAATTCCATGATGCGTTTTACATCGGCAACAATCAACATGGGATTCGAAACGGCTTCGAAATACAAAAACTCAGGTTGAATTTCGGCCAGCATGCGCTCCAATTCCTCAAAATCGTACAGACCCTCTTTCGCATAAAAGCGGTGCACATCCAAATTACGTCGCTTGATCAACACCGTATCGATAAATGAATTGGTTCCGCCGTAAATCTCATGAAAAAAAAGCCAGGGACGGGTTGCTGCTCCTTTCTGAAAAACGGATACCGCAACATCAATGGCCGCCATTCCTGTTTCCACCAACAAAGCCCACTTGCATCCTTCCAATTCCATAATCTGCTTCTCGACCGCTACCACAGTCGGGTTACGGTATCTGGAATAGATATAATCATCCGGTTCGTGCGCATGATTCAATTCGGCCGCAAAAGCCTCCTTGGTTCGCTTCGAATTTTGCAGATTAAAGCCAGCTTCGCGGTAAAGCGGCGTGTGCGATGCATTGATTTCTTTTTTCTTCATTGTATTGTGGTTTGACGTATGTTATTTTAAATTTTCACTCAAGCCGTTGGGCTTTTTCTTTTTGCTTAGATCAAAAAGTAAACAAAAAATCAAGTCAACCTGATCCTGATCTGCTTTCTATGGTTAGGC is a genomic window containing:
- a CDS encoding PLP-dependent transferase produces the protein MKKKEINASHTPLYREAGFNLQNSKRTKEAFAAELNHAHEPDDYIYSRYRNPTVVAVEKQIMELEGCKWALLVETGMAAIDVAVSVFQKGAATRPWLFFHEIYGGTNSFIDTVLIKRRNLDVHRFYAKEGLYDFEELERMLAEIQPEFLYFEAVSNPMLIVADVKRIMELAKQYGARIIVDNTFGTPYLWKPLLDGADMVIHSATKYLSGHGNITAGVICGNDEELMKEAIEYRKWAGHFLSPDDAYRLGTQVKSFELRFRKHCENAMELAEYLENHPKIGEVLYPGLESHPTRKEAVALFGDKGFGGMLTFDIKGTSDEDKREKCNRFIAALEDTIPLVPTLGEVDTILLPVEPVWGAKYPLPGVIRLSVGIEKIEKLKGWIGEALENM